A section of the Ruania halotolerans genome encodes:
- a CDS encoding glycosyltransferase family 2 protein: MPLVSVIMPVHNAATTVAAAIRSVQHQGHPDWELLITDDGSADESWEVVRALADEDERIKPQHSELAGGAAQARNAAIARARGSQVAFLDADDQWLPEKLAKQLDFARTTGAPLTFTAYYKVAADYAGQARDFMPTERVIRARERLDYRMMLQQNHIGCLTAMYDADQLGLRTMPDLRKRQDYGLWLSILRDGAIARGLDEPLALYREQHPGSLSGTSRWSLVRYNWSLYREVERLSLPRSIWALGQVTVRSTLKRTI, translated from the coding sequence ATGCCGCTGGTGTCTGTGATCATGCCGGTGCACAACGCTGCCACCACCGTGGCCGCAGCGATCCGGTCGGTGCAGCATCAAGGGCACCCGGACTGGGAGTTGCTGATCACCGATGATGGCTCCGCGGACGAGTCGTGGGAGGTGGTGCGCGCCCTCGCCGACGAGGATGAACGCATCAAGCCGCAGCACAGCGAGCTCGCAGGCGGTGCCGCGCAGGCCAGGAATGCGGCCATCGCACGCGCCCGCGGTTCCCAGGTGGCCTTTCTCGACGCTGACGACCAATGGCTACCCGAGAAGCTCGCCAAGCAGCTCGACTTCGCGCGCACCACCGGGGCGCCGCTGACGTTCACGGCGTACTACAAGGTGGCCGCCGACTACGCCGGGCAGGCCCGAGACTTCATGCCGACTGAACGTGTGATCCGTGCCCGCGAGCGCCTCGATTACCGCATGATGCTGCAGCAGAACCACATCGGGTGCCTGACCGCGATGTATGACGCCGATCAACTCGGGCTGCGGACCATGCCGGACCTGCGCAAGCGTCAGGACTACGGCCTATGGTTGTCGATCCTGCGGGACGGCGCGATCGCGCGCGGCCTCGACGAACCGCTCGCTCTCTACCGCGAACAGCACCCCGGATCGCTCTCCGGAACCAGTCGGTGGAGCCTCGTGAGGTACAACTGGTCCCTCTACCGCGAGGTCGAAAGGCTCTCCCTGCCGCGTTCGATCTGGGCGCTCGGGCAGGTGACGGTGCGCTCGACCCTGAAACGGACGATCTAA